From one bacterium genomic stretch:
- a CDS encoding type III secretion protein: MSSILQEQFLLTFLRIFGGVLILPGGYAIIPLAARVSLALSLAFICVPLSVDEHFQALPVSYPIEVLIGLSLVFPISLVAEVFRTLGELLEQARGQNLGMMYGASTDMFSENPFPRLLQMSFICGLFITGIHTDYLILLFESFEKLPVGHTIWHQGFLEFSSQFLHYSFQLFVTGLTIFLPIGFIFMLCDIGVGFLSKLVPGLPIFGELFFVKSGILLILLITSFSLLHRDIAIELAENAARMARQSISAFGG, translated from the coding sequence ATGAGCTCTATCCTCCAAGAACAATTCCTTCTCACCTTTCTCCGAATTTTTGGTGGAGTTCTGATATTGCCTGGTGGTTATGCAATTATCCCACTAGCAGCACGAGTTTCCCTTGCACTTTCCTTGGCTTTTATATGTGTGCCTTTGTCTGTTGACGAACATTTCCAAGCGCTGCCTGTTTCTTATCCTATTGAAGTACTTATTGGATTAAGCCTTGTATTTCCTATTTCTCTTGTAGCGGAAGTGTTTCGCACGCTTGGTGAATTGCTGGAGCAAGCAAGGGGACAGAACCTCGGGATGATGTATGGAGCATCGACAGACATGTTTTCTGAAAATCCTTTTCCGCGTTTGTTGCAGATGAGTTTTATCTGCGGATTATTTATCACAGGAATTCACACTGACTATCTCATACTTTTATTTGAAAGTTTCGAAAAGCTACCGGTTGGACATACTATTTGGCATCAAGGTTTCTTAGAGTTCTCGAGCCAGTTTCTTCACTATTCATTCCAGCTTTTTGTAACAGGCCTCACTATTTTTCTTCCTATAGGATTTATCTTTATGCTCTGTGATATTGGCGTGGGGTTTCTCTCTAAACTTGTTCCAGGGCTACCGATATTTGGAGAGCTATTTTTTGTAAAGAGCGGGATACTCCTTATTTTACTCATTACTTCGTTCAGTCTCCTTCATCGGGATATTGCTATAGAACTTGCTGAAAATGCAGCTCGAATGGCTCGGCAGAGTATTTCAGCCTTTGGAGGCTAG